The Theobroma cacao cultivar B97-61/B2 chromosome 1, Criollo_cocoa_genome_V2, whole genome shotgun sequence genome contains the following window.
CAATTGGGTAAGTcactcttttattttgaaattagaaCTATTTGGGTACACATTTCAATTTAAATGAGTATGCATGAAGGTTTAACTTCTAATTCTCCGGCTGGCTGCTATGAGATCCTGTTTGATTTCAGAGTCATAGCCCTTCGTTTAGAAACAAGACTAACTCGAGTTTAAAGCTTTGCAGGCCCTGTCTTTTCTCTTTGCCTTATCTTGTATCTCGATATGGCAGAgatcttttgttcttttcttttgtctgCTGCTTGCAGCTTGCAGCTTTCAATTTCTCAGTGCACTTCTCTTCTGTTTTAGTTGACTTTGTTCACAAATCACAGTAAAAAAGCCTGATAAGAATGGGCTTTTTACGGATCATGGCTCAGTCCATAATTCGGTTTCCCAGCTAGTTGGGCTAACTTGGCCTAATTCATCAAAATAGTAGAGTTGATGGGACACAGGTTTTTGATTCTTTCTTTCACCAGacaataacttaaaatcaaaatatgccCACTTGAGCCAGGGTCCAAGGAAACATTGTTTGTCTTTCATGCACCATGTTTCGTAATGAACTGAAATCATCATAGATTCAACAATTAGAGAACAATTAGAAAACTCCCCGCTTTTCCAAGAATCAGTTAGGTATAGTTCTTTTTGCCTATACGAGGGGCCATCATAGTTTTGCGGATAAGCATTCTCTGGTTGAGCAATAAAGCAACATCCTTGGTTACTCCCAGCATGTATCCTCGAGACCTTGTCCAGGAGTTACTGGAGTAAAGCTAAGCCTTAGGCCCTTAGCTATGTATAAGTTCAGAACCAAAGCTAAACCTTAGCCCCCCAAGTGAAACTGACTTCCCACGAATTCCATTTCTAGATTCTAAAAAAGCCTACTATATTATGGTTAAACTAAAGAAACTGCTCAAGATATTTGTTCGAGGAATTAAATTCAAGTTATGCTTCACTGAAAATTTGTTCTTATTGTAGTGATTGAATCTGTGTAACATATCGACATACACAGAGATTATTGTCTTTTTTCCTCTGAATTCTATTGGTATATTTTGAgagggatttttttttcatgaaaaaaaacctttaaataattcagaaAGCGATTGGAGATGGAGATGATTACTAACATGCGTGCGTGGGATGCTGTTCAATTGATGAGAAgctttttaaaaagtaaataccGAATGACCTGAACACTCCCAACCTTTTTAGTCTAATTATCTAAGGGCCACATTAATAAGATTATCTTAATCTAAAAGGGAGAAATATACCAATCTACTCCAAACAAAACGGGCAAGCAGAGACAGTACAAGGAAAGAATTATTGGATTCTCAAATACTTAATCAAACTTTCTTTTAGGAGATCAACTAATGAAACAGTACATGAGACAGAGACAAAGCATTACTATCCCCTTTGTAATCATGAAATCATCAAAAGAACGACTGggattgaaattgaaagaagtTAGTATCCAATTCCCAATTCCTTCCTTCTCTCAAAGCCCTTCCTTCCATGTGTTACTTTTGCTCTCTCTTTATTTTAATGGGGCTAAACTGCCTTTTTCTGTCTGCCTCCCTGTTTCATGTGTCGTTGTGTGCTTTAGTGACAGTCACGAATTGCCGTTTTCATGTCCTATTAAAGTTGACACTTTAATCATGACAAGCACCTCCACCAGCACCGCCACAGTTGTTCACGCTCATCATTTCCACCCATCACGGCTGTTATTTTTCAATCATTTATTTACACCAGAAACGTGAATTGAAATATATCATAAAAGGAATATCAAATAGTGATTAACAGCCCCAAATCTCTCGAGAGacagtgagagagagagattttcTAGATACATGAGCCTCCACTTCAAAGTATTTCAATGTACTCCAAAATACacaaaactaaaacccaaaaaaagaaaaagaagtgataatgatgaaagaatagaaaaagaaagcatgcgAGGGATTGTTCATGAGTCTTTGTCCTTAGGCCTCATCAACATAGCTTGCATGTGAAAGTTCCTTTAACCATTCAAACGTCCGATGACGTGACAAAGCTTGCTTTCCTtcttgctttttttctttctctttcattttcttcattatctTCAACTCTtgcagcagcttcttcttctcttccatGGCAGCATACAACATTgccttctctttctcattaTTCTTGTCGCTTTTGATGACGGCTATGTGGTTCAATGGTATTGTTTCAACTGCATTAACTGAACATTTACATCCACTAAACAACCCTATTCTCTTTTCCAAGAAACCCTTGTTCAAATCTTGTTGATTCCTTGCAACTTCACCACTGTTGTTAACAATCTTGCTGGTGCTGTTCTTGGTGCTTGAACTGCTGTTACTGCTATTACAACTGCTGTTTCGGCTGACCGAGTTTCTATTAGCGTTATTGTTGTTGCTACGAACTTTCAAGTCTTGCAATTCAAGTTCTGGTGCTCGAACCAACCCTAACCTGAAAAAGTCCCACATTGATGTTTTCTGGTTTCGGCTGCTGACATTTACCGGCCGAGTTTTGGACAATCTTATCTGGGGTTTGGGACTCGGATGTGTGTTGAAGTTGTTTCTGATTTTAATTGGCTTTGACTTGGAATTGGAAGTGGAACTGGAATTCGAATTCGACTTCGAATTGGAATTGAAATTTCTAGCCGTAACTGTGATGGAATTACTGCTACCTATTGAGTAATGACTACTTCTAGTGCTGCTGCTTCTGCTACTGCTACTAATGCTTGTGAACCTACTTAATGAACCATGGTCCATGGACTCTGACCTTGACAGGCATCGGCTAGTATTCTGGCTATCTTGGCGGAACCCTGTAAGGCCGCTGTCTGAACTAACTGAGAGACGCAGGGGTAGAATTTGGCCCTTAAAGAACACTTCGTCAGCTGCACACATTTGTGGTTCTGTTGAAAGAGAGCCACCCCATGAGCCAAAGTTGAAATCTTCTTCTGTTTTAATTGCTTGGGATTCACCATCTTCATAATTCCCTGGTTGGACTTGATTCTCTTCTTTAATCAAATTGACTGGCAGATCACACAATGACaatgcttcttcttcttcttcttcttcacattcccatttttcttcttcatcacAGTTAACTGCAGTCTCCATGGCTTGGAAGTTAGTACAAACTGAAACCTTTGTAATTCAAACGCTGTTGGGTCCTCCTGGGGAGAAACAAAGGGTGCAGAAAGTGGGATTTATATAGCAAGAACAAGGTAATTTTGAATTGCggggagagaaagaggaggAGAGGGAAAGGGGGAGAAATAGGGAGACAAGTCTAATAAACAAGTAAAAGCTACTGCAAAAGGagcaataaagaaacaatgGAAAATGCAGAAGTCATTGCAGGCGAAGCAAACAGGGTCTCTTTCTTGTTTGCGAGTGAAACAAAGCAAGGGTCTATGAGGCCGGCCGTTAACCAAGCTACTCCTAGTATTTATGTACTCTCCCTTTCATCAATACTATTGTGGAGGACAAAGGGGGTTGGATTTTTATGCTCTAGTGGGGCTAAAACCTAAAGCTAAAAGACAATCTCGGCAtgcaaaattttataatttcataacATCTACTTTGGagcatgaaatttggaaggaaattaaaaagaaagaaagaggaaaagtTAAAGAATGGAATGTTAAGATAATTCACAGTGTCAAAACTATGATGGACGTCTCTTTTCGGCAGCAGAATCCTCTAGGATTCCATCTTATGAATCAAATTCTTTTGGGTCtattcaagaaaagaaaattcgCACTGTTGATAATGGCACATATATTCTTGAGATGGGGACTAATAGAGGCTAGACACAGCAGGGTTGgtgttgtttttattatataaaaaagaaatatggcTGGTTCTTAAATTAAGAGTCGGTGGCCTTGGGCTTTGGGTTAAGAGGGGAATAGATTGTGATTTATGTGGTGCAAAATGGAGctttaaagattttgaaagTGTATGGCAATGGGGTGACCTTTGATGGATTGAAACGAGACCCATTGggtctccttttctttttcttcctttttttttgaactttGTTCTAGAAAGGTGTTTTTGCCTTTGCTGTTCAAGCAGGAAAGGAATGACTTGTATTTCTTTGCATAAGGTAAAGTTTTTTgtaccagctaaaaatgttaaaaacaaaacaacagGGAATTTAAGTTCATGGACCACTTCAATTTTACATTGAGAACCTATAGGCTAAAAAGTTATCCTGATTGTCATTGCCAGTAGCCACCATATCTGTTTGTTctcttacatttttttttttcttgtttcagGCCTTGTTCGTTTCTTGATAAAAAACAGACAAACCCAGCAACATCTTCTGCTCAAATTTCCTGTCATGCTGCCAAATGTTTTCCAgttgagtttgaaaatttaaaattgaaaagattCTGCATGATCATGGAGTTTGATATGGTCTTCATTTTTGCTAGCAGTGAGTTTTTTTATGGAGAGATTGAGTATGTTATCCACTCATTTATTGGGCAGTAAAGTTTTTGTAGCAAATTGACTGATTTGGCATTTGGATTCCGttgagactttttttttttttgacaaaactttttgcttcaaaatttAGTAGGAGTATCTACACCAAGATGCTTTTCTATGTGAGCataataactaaataaataaaataaagaaactaGAAAGAATAGAGAAACATATTAGTACACTTTTCAACTAATTGTAATTAACTAgtgttgttatttttattcaaatcaaCAGTTGAATACTCTTTTAATAATCTTTACATTGAaagatattaataaaaaaatcactgCGTATTTAAGATTAAAGATATTGGACGGGcttaccaaaaagaaaaaaccaagaagtaaatcaataaaacGAATAAAGAATTACGCTTAACAAAAACAGAAAACTGAATTTGGGTCTCACAATAATTTATGAGCCTCCACAATACATTAAAGGCCCAATTCAAGAAAATCGGGTCCCTACGTACGAGTGGAGGCTTTTTGACTCTTCTTGGGTTTGCTTATAATCGGTCGGTACGTTTATTTaaagactaaattaaaataataataatactttaaaagtaagaatatttgttttttttttcagtttttgaaaaaaataaatatttttttatctcacgTGCATTTAAAAAAGCTATTCACTTAtcgtttaatttttttttcaaaacacaATTTCTATTTAGTTCTTTGTCACCCAAATAATGGATATGCCAATAaattagatgaaaaagaaagttttattaCTCTTTTCTTGGGttacaataaaaaatcttGCGACCTTGTCAATTTACATGAAATTGTTATTTGCATTTTGAATCCCAACAAATGAATGTCATATGGAGAttacaaacaaacaaaattaattatgtatagtttttttcataaaaaattatatatacttttcttgtttaaaatagaaaatgtgGCGTGAGaatgtatttatatattgtACTTGGAGCAATCTAAGTTGTACCAAGAATCTAGAGACTTAGGTATTTAAGACAAACTGATTGAGGAATTTAAATATACTTAGTTCATGGAgtgaaataaaatagaatgttATAAATATTATCTCAACCACAAAAGAGCGTCCCTAAATACTTACAATCCCAAACCCATCATGTTAAGGCACACCATGTGTGAGAGAATCAATATAAGTTGATATTGGATTATTAGttagtagttttttttttttttaaacttaaggtaccaaggaaaaaaaataccaccaaaaatattctattaaaaagattaaatcaCTTGGTCCCTACAATGTTGAATTGGGATGAGATTATGTGAGTAGAGAGTCTTACTCCAAGCTTTGGTGCTCTACTCATTTATTCAACAACAATAAATAAGTCTTTTCTACTACTTGGGATTGActtcataaatcaaatttcacaAAAATACTTTACTATTTTAtccaaagaaataaaagaaaaaaaaggtaaagattGAATCAAGAGAGGCATATATAGTTGCCATTCAAGTGTTCACCTGCAAACATAAAGATGATATCACCATAGGAAAACGAAGACTCTGGAACCTTTCATAAAGTCTTTATCAATTTAGTTTTTGAGGCCTTCCTTAAGAGACCACCATAAATCTTCCATGAATACGAGTTTATGACTTTATATATActcatattttctttattttattaatttattttttattatattttgagTAAAGTATGAGTTTGAATTGGATTTAgttgcaaaatttttaagcTGTTAACTCAAATCTAAAGTCACATTCGAACATTGACTTTGATTGATGTataatttttctctaaaatataaaattcgAATCCTTttctcaatataaaaaaaattatagtctttttttattaatataattaataaaaaaaatcattgcaATATTGAAATACTTTAAAttgtaatataaaattattagtgGATTTCATATAAACGAACAAAACTAGTTATAGTGTTCTtattgaaaatagaaaattggAACGCCAAAACGATTTTATAACTTGGACCAATCTAAATTGTAATAACGATAAGCTAGCCATTGGCCACAGTGAACTTCAAGTTATTTCCAAAATCTTCTTTGTCAAGAACCTAGTAATTATAGCTATGCGATTCAGGGGAACCCTTGACGGTTAATGGTATCGGTGGCGGCGATATCACGCTCGGAAGAGAGATTTGCGCCAGAAAGAGTGGGGGCGTCGGTGGAGCTAGCAGCGCCACGGCCAGGCTTTGGTTGGAGATGCCCTTCACGCCTTGACGCTTGTAATCTTCCAAGTCCTTGTACTTCACGTAAGGGCTGTTCTTCACAGGCAGTCCCTCTAAGCTTTCCttcttctcttcctttctATCTGCCTTGTTGTCTACATGCTCTTGCTTCTTCTCCATTTTTACTTCTGGTTTAGATTATTGCAAGGATTGTATTATGGATGGATGGTTGCTTCTGCTTATATGGGATATTTCCACCTTTGCTGCAACTTTGCCACATGTTGGCTACGTGTTTATATGTCATATGGACTGTGAATTGTACGTGGCAAATGCCATGACATGGAAGCATTAATTATGCTCTTATAAAAAGACAAGTTTCTTTTATATTCAATTTAGGAGAACTTTGAATGTACAATTGAGatcaattaatattatttcgtTCACTTTATGTAAGTATAGATTTTAATTGATACTCACTGATTTGTGTTAAAATACTAAACtgtatgttatttttttaaaaaaatcttgcGGCTTCTTTCATTACCATTCCTCTCCTACGGTTACATAACctagaaaatgagaaaaaaaaaaaaagcagagTATTGAACAATATACTCCCCTGCACAAACACTACTCTAACTCCTGGCTCCATACACCTCAAGTAAGAAAACAATAACAAGAGACGCATAACATATACACAAGCGGCATCTTGAAATGGCTCATTAACAGCCCAGTACGCAAAAAAATAGGGCAGCATTCCCGTCCCCCCACTATAAACCatccaaatataaaaaaaaaccagcaACCATAATCCCGTTCCAGGAGGCATTCTAACCTGCAGCCAGAACTTGCCTTGCAGAACATCGTACCCAGAAGCACAACCAGAAAACTCACAATTGACAGTAGGAAACACAACACAAACCAAGGCAAACTAGTGAAAACCTGCATATTGGAATCTGCAGCCCTGTTTTTTGgcatattataattttaactgagGTTATTTGGCATTAAGTTACCTAATACAGTGTAATTTGATCTCATCTTATAAACCTGGTTATTATAAGATAGGTATGTCTATCTTGTGTGGTAATTTAAATTGACAATAATTTTCTAAGAGAAAGAATGCTATGTTTTTTCATATTGAATGGAATTTTACAAGTTTGTATTTTTTTGTACTGTatcaaattcataaattttcaAGTATTGATTCATTCCAGTTTTAAGTTCTGTAGATGCAATTTGGATATTCTAACTGAAACCCGAGATGGTGAAGCAAGGGAATTTTGGGAGCTTCGTGTTCCTCcttattgctttttttttgGCCAGAGTTCCTCCTTAGTGGTTGCTGGTCATTCGGATCAATCTCTGATTGTGAACCTTCGATTGTTATCGTTGAGCGCTTAGCGTAGTTGGGGCAAAGGGGTTGGATGCTGTTAAATCATGACAGACCACACCACTCCAACCTGTCTATTTTAGCTCTCATTACAAGTGAGATCTTTTACAGATGACTGCTTTTCTAGAATTCCTATTTGATATTTCCTttcaataatgagattatcAGTTTATTGCAGACTACATCACTCCCACatgtctatttttttttttggctcaacTTTTTATGAGCAGCTTCTTTCACCTATCTCAATATGTGGTTTTCAATCTCTATTTaaagttattaattattaagaaaaaGTTTACACAGCGACGCAAAGTCTTAGTGAACCTTTGACAATATGATTTGCCAGGGGTGGAATTGGGTGTTTTGATGACTTTCTGCAGTCCAGGATACAGAGAAAATTACATACACTAGATGAAATGCTTCATTCCTAAGAGATCACAGATAATCAATTTACACTGATACTTCTAGGGCAGACCTATTGCATTTCCTATGCTACGGTCTGTCAAGTTCCTGGAAAAATCAGAGAAGCCCCCCACATGCGAACATGTACAGAACTAGAAGGTTTAGTTCAGagagaaatttatttttgaaagtcTTTTAGTTCAGAGAGAATTTGGAACAAACAAGAAACAAGCATAGTCTAATCAAATGATTTCAATCACTAGCAGgataagagaaaattttgaatttaatgcTAAGTAAACCGAAGAACTGTGTTTTCtgtttttgacatttttcctgtttgaaggaaaaacaatTGCCAATGGCCAGAAGGAAGCTCTCTCTCACAGTAGAAGATCGTAGCAGTATGTCATACATGGCTTAAAAGGTTAGAACATATAGAGCAGTTCTTTTCCCCTCTTTTAACAGAAACACAAAGAGTCGCAAATGCCTTTGATGTGGCTTTTCCGTGTTGTAGTCGATGACTCTATTATTGACGGCAAATTTCCCTACTTCTTTATCTGATAATGGAActtggaaaaagaaagcagCGGGATGAGCACCTTGAGTCTGAGAAACTTATACCAATAAGTCCTTGTAGAATGGTATGAGGTTATCCCCGTGCCTTCTTGTAAACAACATCTATTACTGGATTGCTTCCAATTTGCACCCTCCCATCTATCCTTTGCGCGCCTTGAGACAAAGAAACGGTGTCTTGTACGTGACCCAGATTTTTTCAAGGACCCAAAAGCAGTTCAACCCTTCAAAGATTCTGTGTGAACTTTATATAGTaagtatttatttaatttggtaGAGAATCCTGTGATAAGTAACCCGTCCTTTTATATCTTTTTCGTTTGggacaaattttttttatctcataaaATCATAGATATGCTAAGACCTCCTCGTGTTTCCCCCTCTTTAAGTTTCACAGACATGAGACATTTCTTTTCTGTTCAAGTTCAACCCTTCACTTTAGAAGCACAATCTATCAATTAAAGTGCCATTGGAACGTTGGGACAGCTTACAGCTGTTTATGCTATCAAAAGCATAGAAATCACGTTAAAAGTCCTGGTACCCATAATTGCGCTTTGCTTACCTGGTGACATTTCCATTCACTTTTgcaataaaatctcatttgaCAACTATCCAGTCTCAGTCACTTGAGTGTGATCTAGACCTCGTATAACGTGAAATGAAACCAAGAAACCCatgaaattcttgatttaCTAGGGAAAGCATATCCATACGCTGTACACTGAGAAGAAAACAACCAAAATTTCctggttttcttgttttctctctcAGAGAACAAGATCAAGTACTTAGACCCAGCTTCCATTATAAGCTGGATAACAATTATAAGCGCAGCAAGAATTAGGAAAGTAAACACTAAACAAATGCACTCCCACTTCTTTTTAAGAGTGAGTTTTAGAagcaaattaattttaaactatCCCCTTTCCTCTCCTATCAAGTCCAGCTAATTGCAATAGGACTGCCGACAGTATACTTCCCATCAGACCATTCCAAACGAGCAAAGCTGAACGTATTTGATGGCTGTGAACTCCCAGTGACCGTGACTGTATACGATTTCTTCTCATTTGCTTGGCTGAAACTCAACGTCTCTGGCTGAATTGATATCTTAACCCCCGGGGTTTGTGGTGATATCGACGCTTTGTAGGTTCCCGGTGAGCCAACATTTGTAAGTGTGCGAGTGTACTTCACCACGCTTGAGCCACCCGTTATGGTATCAAAATTGACGGAAAAGGATGGGTAGTTGAGATCAGTAACACTATATTTCTTGCTAGCATCACATGATAAATTTCTTCTTGCAAGGGatctaatttgaaattcaCTGTAGTTTAAGGCACAAAGAAAACCCAGGTAATCTTCAACCGTCAAATCATAGACAAGTCCGGGATTAAGCGCTGATACAGGATCAACATGTCCAGCTCCATGATCAAACGGGGTGGATGCTTTCCCAGTAGCAATATCTTGCATTTTCTCCTTGTTTTTGTAGTCCGTATAAGCTGTGGTCATGAGAGCTGACCTGATAGCTGCAGGACTCCAATCTGGATGAGCTGCCTTGAGCAACGCAGCAAGGCCACTAACATGCGGGCAAGACATTGAAGTTCCTGAAATAATGTTAAACTCGACTCGTCTGGTATCCGTTACCAACCCGGTTGGACCTACAGCCCCGGACCACCCAGCTAAAATGTTGACACCTGGGGCGATGAAGTCAGGCTTCAATATCTCCGGGGTTATCGAATTAGGCCCTCTTGAGCTAAACGCAGCCACCACGGGTGATGGTTCAATACCCACTTTGGTTCCTTCAAAGAAAATTGTCACAGTTGGGTTAGGATTTGAAAACAAGTAACCTTTTATAGCATCACCAGATTTTTGACCCACGGCAGTTGCTGGAAGCAAATGGGCATCCGCTACAAGCTCTTCACCGTTTGCAGCAGTGTTAGCCAAAATCATCCCTACAGCACCAGCTGCTTTAACAACAGCTCCTTTTTGAACCCTGGCGTTCATTCCACGATCGCAAAGAACAATTTTGCCCGCAACTTTTTCTGGTATCAAAGTACCCATCATACACAAATTTCCGTTGGTAGCATTGCTAGCATTACCAGCATAAACAAATGGCAACAACTTTCCAGGCAACGGACTTCCCCGGTAAAGTGACACCCCCGAGTAATTTCTCCCGTTTCCAAGCGTCACATAAGCAGGGAAATCACGATCTAATGTGCCTGCACCAACGGTAGTGATCCAAGGAGCCACGTTTGATAGACTATAAGGAGATGGACCAGCGTTTCCAGCTGAACAAGAAACTAATATCCCCTTTTCCATAGCAGCAAAAGCTCCAATTGCAACACTATCCCTGTAATAATCCGACATGCCACCACCAAGTGACATGGAGAGTACATTAACGTTGTCATCAATAGCCTTTTCCATCGCAGCCAAGATGTCTGAACTGAAACATCCACCAATCCAACAAACCTTGTAAATAGCAACTCTAGCGCGCGTGGCCATCCCACGGGCCGTCCCTTCCGCGTACCCAAACAAACTAGCCCCTTCCACCACCGACCCTGCAGCCGTGGACGCCGTGTGACTACCATGTCCATCATCATCTCGAGGAGATTTTGATTCCTTGGTCTCATCAATTGGACCCAATGTAGCTTCGTACCCCTTAGCAAAGTACCTTGCACCGATCAATTTTCGGTTACAATTTGATGAATTAAAATTGGTGCCTGCTTCACACGCGCCTTTCCAGCCGCTTGGTATTGGTCCAAGCCCTGTATCAGCAAAGCTTTTACTTTCAGGCCAAACCCCAGTATCCAAGACACCAACAATAACTTCACTCGCTGAGTCAGACTCGGGGAACAAATCAGCAGCTTTACTGAGTCCAAGAAACTGAGGTGTCCGAGTGGTGTGCAACTCGTATCTTAACTCAGGTAAAACTGCGAGGATCCCTGCCTGGCTCTCGAGTTGTTGAGCTTCCTCATTGGTTAACTGAGTGGAGAATCCATGGATGACGTTGTCGTAGGTGTAGAGCATTTGAGCTGAGTCAGAAACTGATTTCAGAGACGAGTCATACCAGTGAGTATGGTGCAGGAAACTCGCTGGCATCTCGGATTTAGCCATGTGGACTATGTAGGTTTTTCTCTGGTTCTTCTTCTCCAATGGTGCGGCCAAGGACACGTGGCAAAAACCCAGAAACAAAACAATCATAAAACACTTAACCATCTTCATTTTGTCCTCTCTTTTTCACcagaaagagaggaaaggaataGAGAGGCAAGGGTGGATAGAACTCTAGTTTTATACAGAAAAACTGCTAAGAATCTCGAGGTtcttgtttaaaaaataaataatattgcaaaagaagagagagagaggggcgTGTTTGTAGGGACGGTGGTGGTTGTCTTGTTCTTTGAATGATTGGgttgagaaataaaaaaggagtAATAGAGGTTAAGAGATGAAAGAAGATAATAGCTTTTCTTCACATGCTATCATGCTTTTATCCATTCCTTCAAATCTTGTACTTTTTCCTCGAGAGTGTGAAATGATTCTTTCTCTGACTCTCCGCTGTTAACTGTgatatttttcctttatctTTTGGCAGATTTAAGGGGCACAAGAAAGCAGAAAAAGCTTAATTCtgtcaataatatttttttttccttccattATACACTTTGACGTGAATAGCAGATGGTTTGGTGAtttaagcaaagaaaaaagagagagatggTTTGGTGGTCATTGATATGTTATAACTATAACTAATTTTATTTAGGTTTGAACTTTCTTTTGGATATTCTTTTAGGTTTCCTTTACTTGCAACcgaatgaaaacaaaaaaatcaatattaattaattattaattggttttgtagttattttatttctttttaaaagataaaaaagaggaaaaaataattttaaaaatgttcaTGCATGTAAATTAATAAGATGGTGGGTATAATCAGTAGTGGGAGATGAAAAATCCTCAAGATTGAtagtagtattttttttatcttgaatACCACAAGTTAGATGCTTAAATTGACACTAAAtatttaggttttttttaaattaagagttaaatattttaa
Protein-coding sequences here:
- the LOC18611244 gene encoding probable serine/threonine-protein kinase DDB_G0272282 codes for the protein METAVNCDEEEKWECEEEEEEEALSLCDLPVNLIKEENQVQPGNYEDGESQAIKTEEDFNFGSWGGSLSTEPQMCAADEVFFKGQILPLRLSVSSDSGLTGFRQDSQNTSRCLSRSESMDHGSLSRFTSISSSSRSSSTRSSHYSIGSSNSITVTARNFNSNSKSNSNSSSTSNSKSKPIKIRNNFNTHPSPKPQIRLSKTRPVNVSSRNQKTSMWDFFRLGLVRAPELELQDLKVRSNNNNANRNSVSRNSSCNSSNSSSSTKNSTSKIVNNSGEVARNQQDLNKGFLEKRIGLFSGCKCSVNAVETIPLNHIAVIKSDKNNEKEKAMLYAAMEEKKKLLQELKIMKKMKEKEKKQEGKQALSRHRTFEWLKELSHASYVDEA
- the LOC18611247 gene encoding subtilisin-like protease SBT1.7, giving the protein MKMVKCFMIVLFLGFCHVSLAAPLEKKNQRKTYIVHMAKSEMPASFLHHTHWYDSSLKSVSDSAQMLYTYDNVIHGFSTQLTNEEAQQLESQAGILAVLPELRYELHTTRTPQFLGLSKAADLFPESDSASEVIVGVLDTGVWPESKSFADTGLGPIPSGWKGACEAGTNFNSSNCNRKLIGARYFAKGYEATLGPIDETKESKSPRDDDGHGSHTASTAAGSVVEGASLFGYAEGTARGMATRARVAIYKVCWIGGCFSSDILAAMEKAIDDNVNVLSMSLGGGMSDYYRDSVAIGAFAAMEKGILVSCSAGNAGPSPYSLSNVAPWITTVGAGTLDRDFPAYVTLGNGRNYSGVSLYRGSPLPGKLLPFVYAGNASNATNGNLCMMGTLIPEKVAGKIVLCDRGMNARVQKGAVVKAAGAVGMILANTAANGEELVADAHLLPATAVGQKSGDAIKGYLFSNPNPTVTIFFEGTKVGIEPSPVVAAFSSRGPNSITPEILKPDFIAPGVNILAGWSGAVGPTGLVTDTRRVEFNIISGTSMSCPHVSGLAALLKAAHPDWSPAAIRSALMTTAYTDYKNKEKMQDIATGKASTPFDHGAGHVDPVSALNPGLVYDLTVEDYLGFLCALNYSEFQIRSLARRNLSCDASKKYSVTDLNYPSFSVNFDTITGGSSVVKYTRTLTNVGSPGTYKASISPQTPGVKISIQPETLSFSQANEKKSYTVTVTGSSQPSNTFSFARLEWSDGKYTVGSPIAISWT